A window of the Enoplosus armatus isolate fEnoArm2 chromosome 5, fEnoArm2.hap1, whole genome shotgun sequence genome harbors these coding sequences:
- the LOC139285666 gene encoding gap junction delta-2 protein, whose protein sequence is MGEWTILERLLEAAVQQHSTMIGRILLTVVVIFRILIVAIVGETVYEDEQTMFICNTLQPGCNQACYDKAFPISHIRYWVFQIILVCTPSLCFITYSVHQSAKQKDRRYSFLYPIMERDYGGRDGARKLRNINGILVQHGGDGGGGKEEPDCLEVKEIPNAPRGLTHGKSSKVRRQEGISRFYIIQVVFRNALEIGFLAGQYFLYGFSVPGIFECDRYPCLKEVECYVSRPTEKTVFLVFMFAVSGICVVLNLAELNHLGWRKIKAAIRGVQARRKSICEIRKKDMAHLSQPPNLGRTQSSESAYV, encoded by the exons ATGGGAGAATGGACCATCCTAGAGCGCCTCCTGGAGGCTGCCGTGCAGCAGCACTCTACTATGATCGGAAG gaTCCTGCTGACAGTAGTGGTGATCTTCCGTATCCTGATCGTGGCAATCGTTGGTGAGACGGTGTACGAGGACGAGCAGACCATGTTCATCTGTAACACTCTGCAGCCGGGATGCAACCAGGCCTGCTACGACAAGGCCTTCCCCATTTCCCACATCCGCTACTGGGTCTTCCAGATCATACTGGTGTGCACGCCCAGCCTCTGCTTCATCACCTACTCCGTCCACCAGTCGGCCAAGCAGAAAGACCGGCGCTATTCTTTTCTGTATCCCATAATGGAGAGGGACTACGGAGGAAGGGACGGGGCGCGAAAGCTCCGCAACATTAATGGTATTCTAGTTCAACATGGCGGCGATGGcggaggagggaaggaggaaccCGACTGTCTGGAGGTGAAGGAGATCCCCAACGCCCCGCGGGGCCTCACCCACGGGAAGAGCTCCAAGGTTCGCCGGCAAGAAGGGATCTCCCGCTTTTACATCATTCAGGTGGTGTTCAGAAACGCGCTGGAGATTGGCTTCTTGGCGGGCCAATACTTCCTTTACGGCTTTAGTGTGCCTGGGATTTTCGAGTGCGACCGCTACCCGTGTCTGAAGGAGGTGGAGTGCTACGTGTCCCGCCCCACGGAAAAAACGGTTTTCCTGGTGTTCATGTTTGCGGTGAGCGGCATCTGCGTGGTGCTCAATCTGGCTGAGCTCAACCATCTGGGCTGGCGCAAGATCAAGGCCGCCATCAGGGGCGTCCAGGCCCGCAGGAAGTCTATCTGTGAGATCAGGAAGAAGGACATGGCGCATCTGTCCCAGCCGCCCAACCTGGGACGCACACAGTCCAGCGAATCAGCCTACGtctga